The following proteins are encoded in a genomic region of Ornithodoros turicata isolate Travis chromosome 6, ASM3712646v1, whole genome shotgun sequence:
- the LOC135398757 gene encoding ankyrin repeat domain-containing protein 29-like isoform X3 has protein sequence MKMPFQGFAATNFTYFTLQKESPSAQLLHLAALQGNLPLLTSVLDSGKVYVDCKDQEGTTALILACANNNYECVKELLDQGASPAAKRVTGTTALFFAAQGGYLDIVKLLLENNAPVDAASVDGGTPLLVACQCNHVDIVEQLVRAGASIYTQMSDRATPLFVAAQNGHLKLVSYLIALGADINVKRTDGATALWIASQMGHTAVVGELLSHGAEVDSTRHDGATPLFKASHKGYTGLVDLLVKRGASLGLLKDGMTPLDLAHEASNVQIVDFLKQQIATRRLPDVTRAS, from the exons ATGAAGATGCCTTTTCAGGGATTCGCGGCTACGAACTTTACCTACTTCACGTTGCAGAAAGAAAGTCCTTCGGCGCAGCTGCTCCATCTAGCAGCTCTACAAGGGAATCTGCCTTTACTCACGAGCGTTTTAGACAGCGGCAAGGTGTACGTGGATTGCAAAGATCAG GAAGGCACGACCGCGCTGATCTTAGCCTGTGCCAACAATAACTATGAATGCGTTAAAGAACTCTTGGATCAGGGAGCCAGTCCAGCGGCGAAACGAGTT ACAGGGACCACGGCGCTATTTTTTGCGGCACAAGGAGGTTACCTGGATATCGTCAAGTTGCTCTTAGAAAACAATGCCCCCGTCGATGCTGCTAGTGTG gatggaggtacTCCACTGTTGGTGGCGTGTCAATGCAATCACGTCGACATCGTGGAACAACTCGTTAGAGCTGGTGCAAGCATTTATACGCAGATGTCG GACAGAGCTACACCTTTATTTGTCGCTGCACAGAATGGTCACCTGAAGCTGGTTTCATACTTGATTGCGCTCGGAGCGGACATCAACGTCAAACGAACG GATGGTGCGACAGCGTTATGGATAGCGTCCCAGATGGGCCACACGGCTGTCGTGGGCGAGTTACTTTCTCACGGTGCTGAAGTGGATTCCACGAGACAC GACGGAGCTACACCCCTGTTCAAGGCATCTCACAAAGGGTACACGGGATTGGTGGATCTTCTAGTCAAACGAGGGGCGTCATTGGGACTGCTCAAG GACGGCATGACTCCGCTGGACCTAGCCCATGAGGCATCTAACGTTCAAATCGTCGACTTCCTCAAACAACAGATTGCAACGAGGCGACTTCCAGATGTGACAAGGGCTTCCTGA
- the LOC135397533 gene encoding calmodulin-like: protein MAYTREDELSEEELNKVRETFAKFDTEKKGTVSFVDVGEILRTAGRFIVDKRFKTRLKEMQPDDNERQVQFTELIEMITTHTRAVEPNDLRDAFRVFDRDGHGFITSAELRHIVTTLGERMTDEEADQLIRDADTNNEGHIDYEELIKLLTAPKSQE from the exons ATGGCATACACGAGAGAGGATGAACTGTCCGAAGAAGAACTGAACAAAGTGCGAGAAACCTTTGCCAAATTTGACACAGAAAAGAAAGGCACAGTCTCTTTTGTTGATGTTGGCGAGATTCTACGCACAGCTGGACGTTTCATCGTCGACAAGCGGTTTAAGACGCGACTGAAGGAGATGCAGCCAGATGACAACGAGCGACAG GTACAGTTCACGGAACTTATCGAAATGATCACAACTCACACGAGGGCCGTTGAGCCAAACGACTTACGCGATGCTTTTCGAGTGTTCGACCGCGATGGGCACGGGTTCATCACGTCAGCCGAGCTTCGTCACATCGTTACCACGCTGGGCGAGAGAATGACCGACGAGGAAGCTGACCAACTTATCCGAGATGCTGACACAAACAACGAAGGACACATCGACTACGAGGAATTGATCAAGTTGCTCACAGCTCCAAAGTCACAGGAATAA
- the LOC135398757 gene encoding ankyrin repeat domain-containing protein 29-like isoform X2 has product MAMKKESPSAQLLHLAALQGNLPLLTSVLDSGKVYVDCKDQEGTTALILACANNNYECVKELLDQGASPAAKRVTGTTALFFAAQGGYLDIVKLLLENNAPVDAASVDGGTPLLVACQCNHVDIVEQLVRAGASIYTQMSDRATPLFVAAQNGHLKLVSYLIALGADINVKRTDGATALWIASQMGHTAVVGELLSHGAEVDSTRHDGATPLFKASHKGYTGLVDLLVKRGASLGLLKNGESALHAAALFDHLNVVKLLVAAGADPELRNQDGMTPLDLAHEASNVQIVDFLKQQIATRRLPDVTRAS; this is encoded by the exons ATGGCGATGAAG AAAGAAAGTCCTTCGGCGCAGCTGCTCCATCTAGCAGCTCTACAAGGGAATCTGCCTTTACTCACGAGCGTTTTAGACAGCGGCAAGGTGTACGTGGATTGCAAAGATCAG GAAGGCACGACCGCGCTGATCTTAGCCTGTGCCAACAATAACTATGAATGCGTTAAAGAACTCTTGGATCAGGGAGCCAGTCCAGCGGCGAAACGAGTT ACAGGGACCACGGCGCTATTTTTTGCGGCACAAGGAGGTTACCTGGATATCGTCAAGTTGCTCTTAGAAAACAATGCCCCCGTCGATGCTGCTAGTGTG gatggaggtacTCCACTGTTGGTGGCGTGTCAATGCAATCACGTCGACATCGTGGAACAACTCGTTAGAGCTGGTGCAAGCATTTATACGCAGATGTCG GACAGAGCTACACCTTTATTTGTCGCTGCACAGAATGGTCACCTGAAGCTGGTTTCATACTTGATTGCGCTCGGAGCGGACATCAACGTCAAACGAACG GATGGTGCGACAGCGTTATGGATAGCGTCCCAGATGGGCCACACGGCTGTCGTGGGCGAGTTACTTTCTCACGGTGCTGAAGTGGATTCCACGAGACAC GACGGAGCTACACCCCTGTTCAAGGCATCTCACAAAGGGTACACGGGATTGGTGGATCTTCTAGTCAAACGAGGGGCGTCATTGGGACTGCTCAAG AATGGGGAAAGCGCACTTCATGCAGCTGCACTCTTTGACCATCTCAATGTTGTCAAGTTGCTGGTTGCTGCAGGTGCTGATCCTGAGCTTAGAAATCAG GACGGCATGACTCCGCTGGACCTAGCCCATGAGGCATCTAACGTTCAAATCGTCGACTTCCTCAAACAACAGATTGCAACGAGGCGACTTCCAGATGTGACAAGGGCTTCCTGA
- the LOC135398757 gene encoding ankyrin repeat domain-containing protein 29-like isoform X1, producing the protein MKMPFQGFAATNFTYFTLQKESPSAQLLHLAALQGNLPLLTSVLDSGKVYVDCKDQEGTTALILACANNNYECVKELLDQGASPAAKRVTGTTALFFAAQGGYLDIVKLLLENNAPVDAASVDGGTPLLVACQCNHVDIVEQLVRAGASIYTQMSDRATPLFVAAQNGHLKLVSYLIALGADINVKRTDGATALWIASQMGHTAVVGELLSHGAEVDSTRHDGATPLFKASHKGYTGLVDLLVKRGASLGLLKNGESALHAAALFDHLNVVKLLVAAGADPELRNQDGMTPLDLAHEASNVQIVDFLKQQIATRRLPDVTRAS; encoded by the exons ATGAAGATGCCTTTTCAGGGATTCGCGGCTACGAACTTTACCTACTTCACGTTGCAGAAAGAAAGTCCTTCGGCGCAGCTGCTCCATCTAGCAGCTCTACAAGGGAATCTGCCTTTACTCACGAGCGTTTTAGACAGCGGCAAGGTGTACGTGGATTGCAAAGATCAG GAAGGCACGACCGCGCTGATCTTAGCCTGTGCCAACAATAACTATGAATGCGTTAAAGAACTCTTGGATCAGGGAGCCAGTCCAGCGGCGAAACGAGTT ACAGGGACCACGGCGCTATTTTTTGCGGCACAAGGAGGTTACCTGGATATCGTCAAGTTGCTCTTAGAAAACAATGCCCCCGTCGATGCTGCTAGTGTG gatggaggtacTCCACTGTTGGTGGCGTGTCAATGCAATCACGTCGACATCGTGGAACAACTCGTTAGAGCTGGTGCAAGCATTTATACGCAGATGTCG GACAGAGCTACACCTTTATTTGTCGCTGCACAGAATGGTCACCTGAAGCTGGTTTCATACTTGATTGCGCTCGGAGCGGACATCAACGTCAAACGAACG GATGGTGCGACAGCGTTATGGATAGCGTCCCAGATGGGCCACACGGCTGTCGTGGGCGAGTTACTTTCTCACGGTGCTGAAGTGGATTCCACGAGACAC GACGGAGCTACACCCCTGTTCAAGGCATCTCACAAAGGGTACACGGGATTGGTGGATCTTCTAGTCAAACGAGGGGCGTCATTGGGACTGCTCAAG AATGGGGAAAGCGCACTTCATGCAGCTGCACTCTTTGACCATCTCAATGTTGTCAAGTTGCTGGTTGCTGCAGGTGCTGATCCTGAGCTTAGAAATCAG GACGGCATGACTCCGCTGGACCTAGCCCATGAGGCATCTAACGTTCAAATCGTCGACTTCCTCAAACAACAGATTGCAACGAGGCGACTTCCAGATGTGACAAGGGCTTCCTGA